The following coding sequences lie in one Anguilla anguilla isolate fAngAng1 chromosome 14, fAngAng1.pri, whole genome shotgun sequence genomic window:
- the LOC118212898 gene encoding alpha-1A adrenergic receptor-like, whose amino-acid sequence MVPPGVNMTLNLSLPQDCLNCTQPSTPELDVTKAVMLVLVMAAFLVFGVMGNILVILSVACHRHLRTPTHYLVANLGAADLLLSLAVVPFSAIFEMLGRWVFGRVLCNAWAALDVLCCTASIMSLCAISVDRCIAVTYPLRYPAMVTHRRGLLAVVAVWGFSGVISVAPLFGWKEPDPEDESICEITQEPGYTIFSAVGSFYIPLAVILAMYCRVYAVARRELRGLRVGCKTDPSDPDGVTLRIHRGHSAPSQEEGGPGEEAQSNRAHFTLRLRKLSHEKKAAKTLSIVVGCFVLCWLPFFLVLPIGAIFPSIRPSDAVFKITFWLGYFNSCINPMIYPCFSKEFKRAFQNLLRPRCLKRKAPGPAKLHPEGRYPPASSGMPPKSRAAQPVPSPPRPSYTRWGVFLGPRPSRARGCGKGLLRACCLAQEEPLAAPCPPPGDAHALPVLKVHQMSVCQDGDAV is encoded by the exons ATGGTTCCCCCAGGAGTGAACATGACCTTGAACTTGTCCCTGCCTCAGGACTGCCTCAACTGCACCCAGCCCTCCACCCCGGAGCTTGATGTCACCAAGGCGGTGATGCTGGTGCTGGTGATGGCTGCCTTTCTTGTTTTTGGGGTGATGGGCAATATCCTGGTGATCCTTTCAGTGGCTTGCCACCGGCACCTGCGCACGCCAACCCACTACTTAGTGGCTAACCTAGGGGCGGCCGACCTGCTGCTGAGCCTGGCGGTGGTGCCGTTCTCCGCCATCTTCGAGATGCTGGGCCGCTGGGTGTTCGGCCGGGTGCTGTGCAATGCCTGGGCCGCGCTGGACGTGCTGTGCTGCACCGCCTCCATCATGAGCCTGTGCGCCATCTCGGTGGACCGCTGCATCGCCGTCACCTACCCGCTGCGCTACCCCGCCATGGTGACGCACCGCCGGGGGCTGCTGGCAGTGGTGGCGGTGTGGGGCTTCTCCGGGGTCATCTCCGTGGCGCCGCTCTTCGGCTGGAAGGAGCCCGACCCGGAGGACGAGTCCATCTGCGAGATCACCCAGGAGCCGGGCTACACCATCTTCTCGGCCGTGGGCTCCTTCTACATCCCGCTGGCCGTCATCTTGGCCATGTACTGCCGCGTGTACGCCGTGGCCCGTCGCGAGCTGCGGGGGCTCCGGGTGGGCTGCAAGACGGACCCGTCCGACCCCGACGGCGTGACGCTCAGGATCCACCGTGGCCATTCGGCCCCTagccaggaggaggggggcccCGGCGAGGAGGCCCAGTCCAACCGAGCCCACTTCACCCTCCGCCTGCGCAAGCTGTCCCACGAGAAGAAGGCCGCCAAGACCCTGAGCATAGTGGTGGGCTGCTTTGTGCTCTGCTGGCTCCCCTTCTTCCTGGTGCTGCCCATCG GTGCTATATTCCCGTCCATCAGACCCTCAGATGCTGTGTTTAAAATCACTTTCTGGCTGGGCTACTTCAACAGCTGCATCAACCCCATGATCTACCCCTGCTTCAGCAAGGAGTTTAAGAGggccttccagaaccttctgcgTCCCCGCTGCCTGAAGCGCAAGGCCCCCGGCCCGGCGAAGCTGCACCCAGAGGGCCGGTACCCTCCTGCCTCCAGCGGCATGCCCCCTAAATCCCGGGCCGCCCAGCCCGTCCCCTCCCCGCCGCGCCCGTCCTACACACGCTGGGGGGTGTTCCTGGGCCCCCGCCCCTCTCGGGCGCGCGGGTGTGGTAAGGGCCTGCTGCGGGCGTGCTGCCTGGCCCAGGAGGAGCCCCTCGCTGCCCCCTGCCCGCCGCCCGGTGACGCCCACGCCCTGCCCGTCCTCAAGGTGCACCAAATGTCCGTGTGCCAGGACGGGGACGCCGTGTGA